In one Paraburkholderia megapolitana genomic region, the following are encoded:
- a CDS encoding acylphosphatase, whose translation MTGPDLDARIETYYVRVRGVVQGVGFRHATVRQAHALGIRGWVANLEDGSVEAMLQGTANQVDRMLSWLRHGPPAARVSEVTGEERVTEKRFERFEQH comes from the coding sequence ATGACGGGTCCCGATCTGGATGCGCGGATCGAAACGTATTACGTACGCGTGCGTGGTGTCGTGCAGGGCGTCGGTTTTCGCCACGCGACCGTGCGTCAGGCGCACGCGCTCGGTATTCGGGGGTGGGTTGCGAACCTCGAAGACGGTTCAGTCGAAGCGATGCTGCAGGGCACGGCCAACCAGGTGGACCGGATGCTGTCGTGGCTGCGCCACGGGCCGCCGGCCGCCCGCGTGAGCGAAGTGACCGGCGAAGAACGCGTCACTGAAAAACGCTTCGAACGTTTCGAGCAGCATTGA
- a CDS encoding Mpo1 family 2-hydroxy fatty acid dioxygenase, producing the protein MRTLTEQLTQYAAYHRDRRNIATHFVGIPMIVLALAVLLSRPSWAIGGLPFMLSPAWVLFVGATVYYLVLDVPLGVMMAIFSALCLAVGRWLATQSTVTWLVAGIGLFVVGWVFQFVGHAYEGRKPAFVDDVMGLLVGPLFVLAEALFGFGWRPSLREAIEAQVGPTRINPGRTAAHSGH; encoded by the coding sequence ATGAGAACGCTAACCGAACAACTCACCCAGTACGCCGCTTATCACCGGGACCGGCGCAATATCGCCACGCACTTCGTCGGCATTCCGATGATCGTACTCGCGCTGGCCGTGCTACTGAGCCGGCCGTCGTGGGCGATCGGCGGGCTGCCGTTCATGCTGTCGCCGGCATGGGTGCTGTTCGTCGGGGCAACCGTCTATTACCTCGTGCTCGACGTGCCGCTCGGCGTGATGATGGCGATTTTCTCCGCGCTGTGTCTCGCTGTGGGCCGCTGGCTCGCCACGCAGTCCACGGTAACGTGGCTCGTTGCCGGCATCGGTCTGTTCGTGGTCGGCTGGGTCTTTCAGTTTGTCGGTCATGCCTACGAAGGTCGCAAGCCGGCCTTCGTCGACGACGTGATGGGCCTGCTGGTCGGCCCGCTGTTCGTGCTCGCCGAAGCGCTGTTCGGTTTTGGCTGGCGACCGTCGCTGCGTGAAGCGATCGAAGCGCAGGTCGGACCGACCCGCATCAACCCGGGCCGCACCGCGGCGCATTCAGGGCACTGA
- a CDS encoding Crp/Fnr family transcriptional regulator, producing the protein MASRASPSEPFAGAALIATLERSAWFRAAPEALRAQLVESGRLQRLAAGERLFMRNDPDDGLYCVLDGLMRIGAASFAGKEALLAVIEPVNWFGEITLFDGRERTHDAYAERDSVLFHVRRAALAAMLEGTPEWWHAFGLLLTQKLRFAFDAIEEAALLPAAQRVARRLLLMAGGYGESGTLRRVLKVPQEDLAMMLALSRQTTNQILRQFEMQGALQLRYAEIEIVDAQKLAELASLAPR; encoded by the coding sequence ATGGCCTCGCGTGCCTCGCCGTCCGAGCCGTTTGCAGGCGCCGCACTGATCGCGACGCTCGAGCGCAGCGCGTGGTTTCGCGCTGCACCGGAGGCGTTGCGTGCGCAACTGGTGGAATCGGGCCGCCTGCAGCGGCTCGCAGCCGGCGAGCGGCTTTTCATGCGCAACGATCCCGACGATGGCCTCTATTGTGTGCTCGATGGCCTGATGCGCATCGGCGCGGCCAGTTTCGCGGGCAAAGAAGCGCTGCTCGCCGTGATCGAACCGGTCAACTGGTTCGGCGAGATTACGCTGTTCGACGGCCGTGAGCGTACACACGACGCTTATGCTGAGCGCGACTCAGTGCTGTTTCATGTGCGGCGCGCGGCGCTTGCGGCGATGCTCGAAGGTACGCCCGAATGGTGGCATGCGTTCGGCCTGTTACTCACGCAAAAGCTGCGCTTCGCTTTCGATGCGATCGAGGAGGCCGCGCTGCTGCCGGCCGCACAACGCGTGGCGCGGCGTCTGCTGCTGATGGCCGGCGGCTATGGAGAGTCGGGCACGCTGCGGCGCGTACTCAAGGTGCCGCAGGAAGACCTCGCGATGATGCTCGCGCTGTCGCGGCAAACAACGAACCAGATCTTGCGGCAGTTCGAGATGCAGGGCGCATTGCAGCTGCGTTACGCCGAAATCGAAATCGTCGATGCGCAGAAGCTGGCTGAGCTTGCCAGCCTCGCGCCGCGTTGA
- the hpnA gene encoding hopanoid-associated sugar epimerase, which yields MTDQTRDLVLITGASGFVGSAVARIAQEKGFAVRVLVRATSPRRNVEALDAEVVVGDMRDEASMRAALRGVRYLLHVAADYRLWAPDPLEIERANLEGAEATMRAALKEGVERIVYTSSVATLKVTSSGASADETSPLTPERAIGVYKRSKVLAERAVERMIAQDGLPAVIVNPSTPIGPRDVKPTPTGRIIVEAALGKLPAFVDTGLNLVHVDDVAAGHFLALERGKIGERYILGGENLPLQTMLADIATLTGRKPPTIALPRWPLYPLALGAEMVAKFTKREPFVTVDGLRMSKNKMYFSSAKAERELGYRARPYREGLSDAIDWFRQAGYLNR from the coding sequence ATGACCGATCAGACCCGCGATCTCGTGCTCATCACCGGCGCCTCGGGCTTTGTCGGCTCGGCGGTCGCGCGCATCGCGCAGGAAAAAGGTTTTGCAGTGCGCGTCCTCGTACGCGCCACCAGCCCGAGACGCAACGTCGAAGCACTCGACGCGGAAGTCGTCGTGGGCGACATGCGCGACGAAGCATCGATGCGCGCTGCCCTGCGCGGCGTGCGCTACCTGCTGCACGTCGCTGCCGACTACCGGCTGTGGGCGCCCGATCCGCTCGAGATCGAACGCGCGAATCTCGAAGGCGCCGAAGCGACGATGCGTGCGGCGCTGAAGGAAGGCGTCGAACGTATCGTGTACACGAGCAGCGTCGCGACGCTGAAGGTGACGAGCTCGGGCGCTTCCGCCGACGAAACCTCGCCGCTCACGCCCGAACGCGCGATCGGCGTCTACAAGCGCAGCAAGGTGCTGGCCGAGCGCGCCGTGGAACGGATGATCGCGCAGGACGGTCTGCCGGCCGTGATCGTCAACCCGTCGACGCCAATCGGCCCGCGCGATGTCAAACCCACACCGACCGGCCGCATCATCGTCGAAGCGGCGCTCGGCAAGCTGCCCGCGTTCGTCGATACCGGCCTGAATCTCGTGCACGTCGACGATGTCGCCGCCGGACACTTTCTCGCGCTCGAACGCGGCAAGATCGGCGAGCGCTACATCCTCGGCGGAGAAAATCTGCCGCTGCAGACGATGCTCGCGGATATCGCCACGCTCACCGGCCGCAAGCCGCCAACCATCGCCCTGCCGCGCTGGCCGCTCTATCCGCTCGCGCTCGGCGCCGAGATGGTCGCGAAATTCACGAAGCGCGAGCCATTCGTCACCGTCGACGGTTTGCGGATGTCGAAGAACAAGATGTATTTCTCGTCGGCGAAAGCGGAACGCGAACTCGGTTACCGCGCGCGGCCATACCGCGAAGGGTTGAGCGATGCGATCGACTGGTTCAGGCAGGCGGGGTATCTAAATCGCTGA
- the rarD gene encoding EamA family transporter RarD encodes MSAASSKNPPNHEEPGRGIALSVGASTLFALLSAYATLLAPLTGLDIFAWRVVWTVPGALLLLALRGRLPQLLALAMRAVGRPYVALALLVSAALLGAQLWLFLWAPLHGRMLEVSLGYFLLPLTMVLVGRFYFRERLDGLQWLAVACAAVGVAHELWVTGAFSWPTLLVALGYPPYFVLRRKINADSLTAFALEMLLLLPVAVVLIVTGGSLARIAGRVDMWCLLLPGLGMLSACALASNLKASRLLPMALFGILGYVEPVLLVLVSVTLLGETLSAQQLATYIPIWIAVALTALHGVRLVRFAPR; translated from the coding sequence ATGAGCGCTGCAAGCTCCAAAAATCCGCCCAATCACGAGGAACCCGGCCGCGGTATAGCGCTTTCGGTGGGGGCGTCGACGTTGTTTGCGCTGCTGTCGGCGTATGCGACGCTGCTCGCACCGCTTACCGGCCTCGATATCTTCGCGTGGCGTGTCGTCTGGACCGTGCCCGGTGCGCTGCTCCTGCTCGCGTTGCGCGGCCGCCTTCCGCAATTGCTTGCTCTCGCGATGCGCGCGGTGGGCCGACCGTACGTTGCTCTCGCTTTGCTCGTCAGCGCGGCATTGCTCGGCGCGCAACTGTGGTTATTCCTCTGGGCGCCCCTGCACGGGCGGATGCTCGAAGTATCGCTGGGCTATTTCCTGTTGCCGCTGACGATGGTGCTGGTCGGCCGCTTCTATTTTCGCGAGCGACTCGATGGGCTGCAGTGGCTGGCGGTCGCCTGCGCAGCCGTCGGCGTTGCACACGAGCTATGGGTGACCGGTGCGTTCTCGTGGCCGACGCTGCTGGTCGCGCTCGGTTATCCGCCGTACTTCGTGTTGCGCCGCAAGATCAACGCGGACTCGCTGACCGCTTTTGCGCTCGAGATGCTTCTGCTGTTGCCGGTCGCAGTCGTGCTGATCGTCACCGGCGGTTCGCTCGCGCGAATCGCTGGCCGCGTGGACATGTGGTGTTTGCTGTTACCCGGACTGGGCATGCTGAGTGCGTGCGCGCTCGCGTCGAATCTGAAGGCGAGCCGTCTGCTGCCGATGGCGCTGTTCGGTATTCTCGGTTACGTCGAACCGGTACTGCTGGTGCTCGTTTCCGTGACGCTGCTCGGCGAGACGCTGTCCGCGCAGCAACTCGCCACCTATATACCGATCTGGATCGCAGTCGCACTGACCGCACTGCATGGCGTGCGGCTCGTGCGCTTCGCGCCCCGTTGA
- the egtD gene encoding L-histidine N(alpha)-methyltransferase, translated as MTQPALSPDVSPAFAAEVRAGLTHAPQKELPSKYLYDEVGSALFEVITVLPEYGVTRAEERLMAQHAADIVAHLPHDVTVAELGSGSGRKTRRILEALCKKRPTSYCPIEISRTALQLCRRELGDIERISIVGYERDYLAGLAEVSRQRAAGERLLVLFLGSTIGNFARLAATRFLREIHAMLAPGDALLLGTDLDKPVPVLLAAYDDPIGVTAAFNLNLLARINRELGGDFPLEAFEHVARFNRDARSIEMHLRATRRVSAHVRAAQLTVTLEEGETIWTESSHKYLAEEVDAMAHDAGFACEHQWLERDWGFAESLLVAR; from the coding sequence ATGACTCAGCCTGCCCTCTCGCCCGACGTATCGCCCGCCTTCGCCGCCGAAGTCCGCGCTGGCCTGACCCACGCCCCGCAAAAGGAATTGCCGTCGAAATACCTGTACGACGAAGTCGGCTCTGCGCTGTTCGAAGTCATCACCGTGTTGCCCGAGTACGGCGTGACGCGCGCCGAAGAACGTCTGATGGCGCAGCACGCCGCAGACATCGTCGCGCACCTGCCGCACGACGTGACCGTCGCCGAACTCGGCAGCGGCAGCGGACGCAAAACGCGCCGCATTCTGGAAGCACTCTGTAAAAAACGCCCTACTTCTTACTGCCCGATTGAAATTTCGCGCACCGCGCTGCAGTTGTGCCGGCGCGAACTCGGTGATATCGAACGGATTTCGATTGTCGGTTACGAGCGCGATTATCTTGCCGGGCTCGCGGAAGTAAGCCGCCAGCGTGCGGCCGGCGAGCGGCTGCTGGTGCTGTTTCTCGGCAGCACGATCGGTAACTTCGCACGGCTCGCGGCGACGCGCTTTCTGCGCGAGATCCACGCCATGCTTGCCCCCGGCGATGCCCTGCTGCTCGGCACCGACCTCGACAAACCGGTGCCCGTGCTGCTCGCCGCCTACGACGATCCGATCGGTGTCACTGCCGCGTTCAACCTGAACCTGCTCGCGCGCATCAATCGCGAACTGGGTGGCGACTTCCCGCTCGAGGCGTTCGAACATGTCGCGCGCTTTAACCGCGACGCGCGCAGCATCGAGATGCATCTGCGCGCCACCCGCCGCGTGAGCGCCCATGTTCGCGCCGCGCAGCTGACGGTTACGCTCGAGGAAGGCGAAACGATCTGGACCGAGAGCAGCCACAAATACCTTGCGGAAGAGGTCGACGCGATGGCGCACGACGCGGGCTTTGCGTGCGAGCATCAGTGGCTCGAGCGGGACTGGGGGTTTGCGGAGAGCCTGCTCGTCGCGCGCTGA